A genome region from Candidatus Eisenbacteria bacterium includes the following:
- a CDS encoding heterodisulfide reductase subunit A, with protein MSDLWTLDDLKAWTRSLLATRRVIAPVARPEGAVWAQVDDPDAVSWGYGRTTISPREWLLPRHEVLFRYDLSGDPPRIEEPEISAPPTALLLVRPCDVAGLRALDAVMRWDYTEEGFEARRAATLLIALGCSRPASPESCFCGSVGLDPRWAPEADVMIEPIEGPSGTRYRVAPLTEAGRASLEGMSLPLAEPQPIGPPVATVPIDIERAREWMRGHFEDEIWMKAAESCLGCGACAYLCPSCHCFDVVDEGDWRRGVRVRNWDSCAFSHFTLHATGHNPRPKQVNRYRQRLYHKFQYYPDKFGRLLCTGCGRCVDSCSGGMDLIEVLQECAAREESRV; from the coding sequence ATGTCGGATCTCTGGACACTGGACGACCTGAAGGCGTGGACCCGGAGCCTGCTCGCGACGCGCCGGGTGATCGCGCCGGTGGCGCGGCCTGAGGGGGCCGTCTGGGCGCAGGTTGACGACCCTGATGCCGTGTCGTGGGGCTACGGCAGGACGACGATCTCGCCGCGCGAGTGGCTACTGCCGCGCCACGAGGTCCTCTTCCGCTACGATCTCTCGGGCGACCCACCGAGGATCGAGGAGCCCGAGATCAGCGCGCCGCCCACAGCGCTGCTCCTGGTCAGGCCGTGCGATGTGGCGGGCCTGCGGGCGCTCGATGCCGTGATGCGCTGGGACTACACGGAAGAGGGGTTCGAGGCGCGGCGAGCGGCCACCCTCCTCATCGCGTTAGGCTGCAGCAGACCGGCGTCGCCGGAGAGTTGCTTCTGCGGCTCCGTAGGGCTTGACCCGCGCTGGGCTCCGGAGGCGGACGTGATGATCGAGCCGATCGAGGGCCCCTCAGGAACGCGCTACAGGGTGGCCCCCCTCACCGAAGCGGGACGCGCGAGCCTCGAGGGGATGAGCCTGCCTCTCGCTGAGCCGCAGCCGATCGGACCGCCGGTGGCGACAGTCCCGATCGACATCGAGCGCGCGCGGGAGTGGATGCGCGGGCACTTCGAGGATGAGATCTGGATGAAGGCGGCGGAGTCGTGCCTCGGGTGCGGCGCATGCGCCTATCTCTGCCCGAGTTGCCACTGCTTCGACGTGGTGGATGAGGGGGACTGGAGGCGGGGGGTCCGGGTGAGAAACTGGGACTCCTGCGCCTTCTCGCACTTCACGCTGCACGCGACGGGCCACAACCCGCGGCCGAAGCAGGTGAACCGCTACCGCCAGCGCCTCTATCACAAGTTCCAGTACTACCCCGACAAGTTCGGCAGGCTGCTCTGCACCGGCTGCGGCCGCTGCGTTGACTCCTGTTCGGGAGGGATGGACCTGATCGAGGTCCTGCAGGAGTGCGCCGCCAGGGAGGAGAGCCGCGTATGA